A stretch of the Candidatus Jettenia sp. AMX2 genome encodes the following:
- a CDS encoding U32 family peptidase: MRPRPELLSPAGNMECFFAAVEHGADAVYFGLHNFSARASAQNFSLDDASKAIAYAHRHSVKVYIALNTLLKAREFEKAADYFIVLEEMQPDALIIQDLGLLSLIQSQFPGFNLHASTQMAIHNAAGVKQLEKMGFKRIVLARELSIEEIKHISSKTSAEIEIFVHGALCYSYSGLCLFSSMIGGRSGNRGHCAQPCRMHYRSPDGRSGYMFSMKDLLTLPCINDLKNAGVHSLKIEGRMKSPEYVAVVTNAYRQAIDGKLQNYDAVIHRLKTVFSRETTHSYLIGKNICHNRFTKAADMINPSYPANTGTCAGKVLKSEKGRITVKAYTEIGVRDLLQIFEDNFTKPSLLPVKNIMVKGKRVFGIKAGDVAVITSEQQYREGTQLYLIFSRKTQEMFATKIPKKLAPSKIPVDLHVRIRPDGIRIEGIALDISYGKDYPIIPQKGMHQLLREEQIKGCFSRLGETPFVLSDIRTTLSEGLFIPLSILNTIRKDYFKDLSGVWMKVREEKNKNVTQWIKNKIAQNKVPGLVSLNNIRLSLKTDKFSYLRHVPLEKIYKIYMVLTSETFENIKNMEKDDKIVLSLPPIMRDDGDGPETYIYFQKIVKELISQGFRQFQISNPGAIPLFEGEKDVLLYADYPLYCLNPLSAVKLKKSGFHRYTLSPEDDKDNLRNLFSPDADMIIYQDTPLFNSETCVWANMEGMCPGKDRCDFKQISLENEYGDRFSVVNNDCKTIVMHEKPFSLIHYIPELCGAGQVSFRIDLCYRDYTPEMIQDIFSRIQNRHKIKNSLTGNFERGLL, encoded by the coding sequence ATGCGACCACGCCCAGAGTTGTTGTCACCGGCCGGTAATATGGAGTGCTTTTTTGCTGCTGTAGAGCATGGGGCAGATGCTGTCTACTTTGGTCTCCATAATTTCAGCGCGCGTGCATCTGCGCAGAATTTTAGTCTGGATGATGCCAGCAAGGCGATTGCTTATGCGCACAGGCATTCTGTCAAGGTTTATATTGCCTTAAATACCTTACTCAAGGCCCGTGAGTTTGAAAAAGCAGCGGATTATTTCATTGTATTGGAAGAAATGCAGCCCGATGCCCTGATTATTCAGGACCTTGGGTTGCTTTCCCTGATACAATCTCAATTCCCGGGCTTCAACCTTCATGCAAGCACGCAAATGGCTATTCATAATGCCGCCGGAGTGAAACAACTGGAAAAGATGGGTTTTAAACGTATTGTCCTGGCCAGAGAATTGTCAATTGAAGAAATTAAGCATATTTCCAGCAAGACTTCCGCTGAAATCGAAATATTTGTCCATGGGGCACTCTGCTACTCCTATTCAGGTTTATGCCTTTTTAGCAGCATGATAGGCGGGCGCAGCGGGAACCGGGGGCATTGCGCACAACCATGCAGGATGCATTACAGGTCTCCGGATGGCAGGTCCGGATATATGTTTTCCATGAAAGACCTGCTGACGCTTCCTTGTATAAATGATTTAAAAAACGCAGGTGTTCATTCATTGAAGATCGAAGGACGTATGAAATCACCGGAATACGTGGCTGTTGTAACCAATGCTTACCGGCAGGCAATTGATGGCAAACTTCAAAACTACGATGCTGTTATTCACCGTTTAAAAACCGTCTTCAGCCGGGAAACAACCCATTCATATTTGATAGGGAAAAATATTTGCCATAACCGGTTCACAAAGGCAGCAGATATGATTAATCCATCGTATCCGGCAAACACAGGAACCTGTGCCGGTAAGGTGCTGAAATCTGAGAAGGGACGTATTACCGTAAAAGCCTATACGGAAATCGGGGTAAGGGATTTATTACAGATCTTTGAAGATAATTTCACAAAACCATCCCTGCTCCCTGTCAAAAATATTATGGTTAAAGGAAAACGTGTATTTGGTATAAAAGCAGGGGATGTTGCTGTAATAACTTCTGAGCAGCAGTACAGGGAGGGAACGCAGTTGTATCTTATTTTTTCCCGGAAAACACAGGAGATGTTTGCCACAAAAATTCCAAAAAAGCTCGCTCCTTCAAAAATACCAGTAGACCTTCACGTAAGGATAAGACCCGATGGTATCCGTATAGAAGGAATTGCACTGGATATTTCATATGGTAAGGACTATCCTATAATCCCCCAAAAAGGCATGCATCAGTTACTTCGGGAGGAACAGATAAAAGGATGCTTCTCGCGTTTGGGTGAAACACCTTTTGTTTTATCTGATATACGTACTACTCTTTCTGAAGGTTTGTTTATCCCGCTGAGTATATTAAATACTATAAGAAAAGACTATTTCAAAGATCTATCCGGAGTATGGATGAAAGTCAGGGAAGAGAAGAATAAAAACGTGACGCAGTGGATAAAAAATAAAATTGCACAGAATAAGGTTCCCGGTCTTGTCAGTTTGAATAATATCAGATTATCTTTAAAAACCGATAAATTCAGTTACTTACGTCATGTTCCATTAGAAAAGATTTATAAAATCTATATGGTATTAACATCAGAAACATTTGAAAACATTAAAAATATGGAAAAAGATGATAAAATCGTTCTCTCTTTACCCCCTATTATGAGGGATGATGGAGATGGGCCGGAAACTTATATCTACTTCCAAAAAATTGTAAAAGAACTAATATCACAAGGGTTCAGGCAATTTCAAATTTCAAATCCCGGGGCTATACCTCTTTTCGAAGGAGAGAAAGACGTGTTACTATACGCTGACTATCCTCTCTATTGTCTCAATCCGCTTTCAGCAGTAAAGCTGAAAAAATCAGGTTTTCACCGTTATACCTTGTCCCCAGAAGACGATAAAGATAATTTACGAAATCTGTTTTCTCCGGATGCAGATATGATAATATATCAGGATACGCCGCTTTTCAATTCAGAAACCTGCGTGTGGGCAAATATGGAAGGGATGTGCCCGGGAAAAGACCGGTGTGATTTCAAACAAATATCTTTAGAGAATGAATACGGAGACAGGTTCTCAGTCGTGAACAATGACTGCAAAACAATTGTAATGCACGAGAAACCATTTTCTCTTATCCATTATATTCCGGAACTTTGTGGGGCAGGACAGGTGAGTTTCAGAATAGACCTGTGTTATAGGGATTATACACCCGAAATGATACAAGACATATTCTCAAGGATTCAGAATAGGCATAAGATAAAAAATTCATTAACCGGAAATTTCGAAAGAGGTTTACTGTAG
- a CDS encoding MBL fold metallo-hydrolase → MKFGKFEIYPVTDGNFYLDGGSMFGIAPRALWQKLCQSDERNRIQLSLHCPLVVTKKYNILIDTGIGTKHNEKFFQIYGNDKKPNLLESLYRFGYQPKNIDLVINTHLHFDHCGGNTIYNDKGEITPTFQKAKYIIQKGELEAALNTNERTRASYRSEDFLPIGDSKYLSLIDDETAEIDKGVSIVRTGGHTRHHQCVRIESEGQIAFFLADLIPTVAHLHYSYITAFDLFPLDTLQYKKTILKQAYEEHWLLIFQHDPKVRMGYLKKVDERFGIEEVKIY, encoded by the coding sequence ATGAAATTTGGTAAATTTGAGATATATCCTGTTACTGATGGTAACTTTTATCTTGACGGGGGAAGCATGTTTGGTATAGCACCCCGTGCTTTATGGCAGAAGCTTTGCCAGTCTGATGAGAGAAACAGGATACAACTATCTCTTCATTGTCCCCTGGTTGTAACAAAAAAGTATAACATCCTTATTGATACCGGGATTGGCACAAAACATAATGAAAAATTTTTTCAGATTTATGGTAATGATAAGAAACCAAACCTTCTGGAATCGTTGTACCGGTTCGGATATCAACCAAAAAACATTGATCTTGTTATTAACACGCATCTTCACTTTGACCATTGTGGAGGTAATACAATCTATAACGACAAGGGTGAAATTACACCCACCTTCCAGAAAGCAAAGTATATCATTCAAAAGGGTGAGCTGGAGGCTGCCCTTAATACGAATGAAAGGACACGGGCTAGCTACAGATCAGAAGATTTTCTTCCTATAGGTGATTCAAAATATCTTTCTTTAATAGATGATGAGACAGCAGAGATTGATAAAGGGGTTTCCATTGTAAGAACCGGAGGGCATACAAGGCATCATCAATGTGTAAGGATAGAATCTGAAGGACAGATTGCCTTCTTTCTTGCCGATCTGATTCCCACAGTCGCCCATCTTCATTATTCTTACATTACGGCCTTCGATTTATTTCCTCTGGATACCCTTCAGTATAAGAAGACAATACTAAAACAGGCATACGAAGAGCATTGGCTCCTGATTTTTCAGCATGACCCTAAGGTTCGAATGGGTTATCTTAAAAAAGTGGATGAACGATTCGGGATCGAAGAGGTGAAAATATATTAA
- a CDS encoding MgtC/SapB family protein: MFYLLSIVTTILDSPVGKLLMALLMGGILGWEREQRGRPAGLRTHILVCVGVTLMMIVSENIFEKYKMYTDDSIIRVDPARIAAQVVTGIGFLGAGTIIRHGISVRGLTTAASLWIVAGIGLAVGSGCYLPAVITTLLALFALIFLPRFELNIKRDKYKTLRLSIASSEPLLRSILEILRKNSLQLQNYGYESDHTKNEITYNFNVRYKDELSITNASDEISRTVSEIKKLGWH, encoded by the coding sequence ATGTTTTATCTTTTAAGTATTGTTACAACAATCCTTGATAGCCCTGTCGGGAAACTCCTGATGGCATTGCTTATGGGCGGTATACTGGGATGGGAAAGGGAGCAGCGGGGACGTCCTGCCGGATTGAGAACACATATACTTGTATGCGTTGGCGTGACACTAATGATGATTGTTTCTGAAAATATTTTTGAGAAATATAAAATGTATACGGATGATTCTATTATTAGGGTTGATCCTGCCAGGATTGCCGCTCAGGTAGTAACGGGCATCGGTTTTCTTGGAGCGGGTACTATTATACGACATGGGATATCAGTAAGGGGCCTGACGACGGCTGCGTCTTTATGGATCGTTGCAGGCATTGGTCTGGCAGTGGGAAGTGGATGCTATCTGCCTGCTGTAATAACAACATTGCTGGCGCTTTTTGCATTGATTTTTTTACCACGTTTTGAACTCAATATCAAACGTGATAAGTATAAAACACTCAGATTGTCAATTGCCAGTTCAGAACCGCTTTTAAGGTCTATTTTAGAAATACTAAGAAAGAACTCTCTGCAATTACAAAATTATGGATATGAAAGTGATCATACAAAGAATGAGATTACCTATAATTTCAATGTGCGGTATAAAGACGAGTTATCAATTACGAACGCTTCCGATGAAATTTCAAGGACCGTCAGCGAGATAAAAAAACTTGGATGGCATTAA
- a CDS encoding tetratricopeptide repeat protein codes for MIKNLVSPFRIPLLMAVLVSGLIYGCSRIDMPDEVILAYKKAIQLNPGLAEAHFNLGIAYSNRTMADEAIAELKKTVEIDPGFKDAFLQLALLYIEKGLWDEAVSALLSVIQLDPDNGFAYTKLADIYKTKRMFNEAIQAYSKTLEINSDDAVVNYNLGLAYTGAGEKEEAVSAFLRAIEINPNYADAHLSLGLVYFDLELLDDALYEFKKVTEINPHNALAYYHLGLAYYSKGDAVNAMNAYKRSIEIDPGDAKVHYHLGIVYSDERLFDDAIGEFSAVVKLDRSNAEAHYRLGKAYADKRILLKAISSVQKAAAAHYNIQNPYSDKRILDEAIIALQKSIEVNPYNPSTHFDLGSAYSQSKILDEAAKALEETVRIDPNFAKAHYGLGVIYQRKGMKEEAEREFLIYKKLSGDCLK; via the coding sequence ATGATAAAGAATCTAGTATCGCCATTCAGGATACCGTTGCTAATGGCAGTATTAGTTTCTGGCTTGATATACGGATGTTCCAGGATCGATATGCCAGATGAAGTTATTCTTGCGTATAAAAAAGCCATTCAGCTTAACCCGGGCCTGGCAGAGGCTCATTTTAATCTGGGCATTGCATACAGCAACCGGACTATGGCGGACGAAGCTATCGCAGAATTAAAGAAAACAGTGGAGATTGATCCTGGTTTTAAGGATGCCTTTCTTCAATTAGCTTTGCTTTATATTGAAAAGGGTTTATGGGACGAGGCGGTTTCAGCACTTCTGTCAGTAATACAACTGGATCCTGATAATGGGTTTGCTTACACCAAGCTTGCGGATATTTATAAGACAAAAAGGATGTTCAATGAGGCCATACAAGCATATAGCAAGACATTAGAGATTAATTCTGATGACGCCGTTGTTAACTATAATCTCGGATTAGCTTATACAGGGGCGGGTGAAAAAGAAGAAGCGGTGAGCGCATTTCTGAGGGCAATTGAGATAAATCCTAACTATGCAGATGCACACCTTAGTCTGGGTCTGGTCTATTTTGATTTGGAATTACTGGACGATGCATTATATGAATTTAAGAAGGTTACTGAGATTAACCCTCATAATGCCCTGGCGTATTATCATCTGGGTCTGGCCTATTATTCAAAAGGTGACGCAGTGAATGCAATGAATGCTTATAAAAGGTCAATAGAAATTGATCCCGGGGATGCTAAGGTGCATTATCATTTAGGAATTGTCTATAGTGATGAGAGGTTATTTGATGATGCCATTGGAGAATTCAGTGCCGTTGTGAAGCTTGACCGGAGTAATGCCGAGGCTCATTACAGGCTTGGTAAGGCTTATGCCGATAAGCGTATACTTCTTAAGGCAATATCTTCGGTTCAAAAGGCAGCGGCAGCACATTATAATATACAGAATCCGTACTCGGACAAGAGGATACTTGATGAGGCAATCATTGCCTTACAGAAGTCCATTGAAGTAAATCCCTATAATCCATCAACGCACTTTGATCTTGGCAGTGCGTATTCACAAAGCAAGATTTTAGATGAAGCTGCAAAAGCACTTGAAGAAACGGTCAGAATAGATCCCAATTTTGCAAAAGCGCATTACGGCCTGGGGGTAATCTACCAGCGGAAGGGCATGAAAGAAGAGGCAGAAAGGGAATTTTTAATCTATAAAAAACTTTCGGGAGATTGTTTGAAGTAA
- a CDS encoding ERCC4 domain-containing protein translates to MSIVIEIDYRERESGIIELLQAQENFSVEVKRLPAGDYLVNNYIAFERKTTKDFVLSIIDGRLFSQASRLKRYAGMHCMIIEGTDLFYTGYKIDSQAIKGALVSLSVSWQIPLIFSKSSSGTAEILIMAGDQHARYHDEIIKRTGRRPKRIQTKRLYFLQGLPGIGPEMAKRMLNHFGSIERIINADVQKLTCVEGIGKKKASVIRKIIE, encoded by the coding sequence ATGAGTATCGTAATAGAAATCGATTACCGTGAAAGGGAATCCGGGATTATAGAGCTATTACAGGCCCAGGAGAATTTTTCTGTAGAAGTGAAAAGATTGCCGGCAGGCGATTATCTTGTTAATAACTATATCGCATTTGAACGAAAAACAACAAAGGACTTTGTTCTATCCATCATTGATGGAAGGTTATTTTCTCAAGCTTCCCGGTTGAAGAGATATGCTGGGATGCATTGTATGATAATTGAGGGAACTGATTTATTTTATACCGGTTATAAGATCGATTCACAGGCGATTAAGGGAGCGCTTGTTTCGTTGTCAGTCTCATGGCAAATTCCTCTGATTTTCTCAAAATCTTCGTCCGGTACTGCAGAGATATTAATTATGGCAGGGGACCAGCATGCCAGGTATCATGATGAAATAATAAAACGAACAGGGAGAAGACCTAAACGCATACAAACAAAGAGGCTGTATTTCCTGCAAGGGCTGCCTGGCATCGGGCCGGAAATGGCAAAAAGGATGCTGAATCATTTTGGGAGTATAGAACGGATCATCAATGCTGATGTTCAGAAACTTACTTGCGTAGAAGGAATTGGTAAGAAAAAGGCATCCGTGATCCGTAAAATTATTGAGTGA
- a CDS encoding hemolysin family protein encodes MEWILVIILLLFNGVFSCIEMAFASTNVPLLRDMASKGNKAAILFLNLRARPERTFAVIQIGTTLIGASSAAIGGSAVSKHILPHLDVFLGITGKTAEIFGIALFVIPFTFFSVIIGELIPKAIAIRYPEEVSLASSRFLVIMTKIASPVVHILEKPTVKLLSLIGIGPFHPPDEGVAELSLKSLHPFHREYLLNLFALRFKKASDVMIPFSKVVTVRSSMSKEEILKTIIIYGHTRLPVISDEPESQVIGILHTKEFIAMMNTETEFSLTSLLRSPYFISANESILKILKDLQANRIHMGIVCQGDKTTGIITLEDILEEVVGEIYDEDDDGIIKKLWLQRISTRRRQTKGKARS; translated from the coding sequence ATGGAATGGATATTAGTAATCATACTGCTCCTTTTTAACGGTGTATTCTCATGCATTGAAATGGCATTTGCCTCCACTAATGTCCCTTTATTACGGGACATGGCATCAAAAGGGAATAAGGCAGCTATTTTATTTCTCAACCTCAGGGCGCGCCCGGAAAGAACCTTTGCTGTTATCCAGATAGGTACAACCCTGATTGGAGCCTCTTCTGCCGCAATTGGCGGGAGTGCAGTATCAAAACACATCCTTCCTCATTTGGATGTTTTTTTGGGAATTACCGGAAAAACGGCGGAAATATTTGGAATTGCACTCTTTGTTATTCCGTTTACCTTCTTTTCTGTTATTATCGGCGAACTCATCCCCAAGGCTATTGCAATTCGCTATCCGGAAGAGGTATCTCTTGCTTCCAGCCGTTTTTTGGTTATTATGACGAAGATTGCTTCACCAGTAGTCCATATCCTTGAAAAACCGACGGTTAAACTCCTCTCACTAATAGGTATTGGCCCATTCCACCCTCCGGATGAAGGGGTAGCAGAGCTTTCATTAAAATCACTCCACCCGTTTCACCGGGAATATCTCCTGAATTTATTTGCACTCCGATTTAAGAAGGCATCAGACGTTATGATTCCCTTTTCCAAGGTAGTTACGGTTCGCAGTTCTATGAGCAAGGAAGAAATTTTAAAAACTATTATTATTTATGGGCATACAAGACTGCCGGTCATATCCGATGAACCGGAATCACAGGTCATCGGTATTCTTCATACAAAAGAATTTATTGCCATGATGAACACTGAAACAGAATTTTCTTTAACCAGTTTGCTTCGGAGTCCTTATTTTATCAGTGCCAACGAATCTATATTAAAGATTCTTAAAGATCTTCAGGCAAACCGTATTCACATGGGGATTGTATGTCAAGGTGATAAAACGACAGGCATCATAACACTGGAAGATATCCTGGAAGAGGTTGTGGGGGAGATTTATGATGAAGATGACGATGGAATCATTAAAAAGTTATGGCTCCAGCGAATCAGCACAAGAAGACGCCAGACAAAAGGGAAGGCAAGGAGTTGA
- a CDS encoding c-type cytochrome, producing MLPPKKEEEKTYSGAFAVTSFILVIVTVWAIYNETVERRPWKRYQEQYNNVKYKKIKEAYEKDRAFFEQEDIQKEYRKTKNELERARKEFEDPSVQKEYKDLLVEKNRFHNELEKLRFEATAVRNERMEKVYLYGKEKNEDMKRQIEQLEDRDNTYNAKIQDVKRKLTDINNRINEIRNEIDSCTDRLQAFTAGLEKYKRQLANLEEFRPDLQRYQIYLTDIDIVDRCMSCHVGINEPEGVSEKQPYTSHPDREVYLGNHPPEKFGCVLCHGGQASATTSVKKAHGEVEYWLTPLYRGKSIQSSCLRCHYEGREVKGAEILWEGKRLFEELGCYGCHETKGTGRDKNRMIGPDLYPIKEKVKPWWITQWLKDPKEFRPTTSMPDFGLSTEESQAIAAYLWQNANEIKTHDKKAPSFNEEQLKKGMFLFEHTGCIGCHPYKENTKREFAPGLSRIGEKTNYAYMVDWIMNPKEKQPMTRMPDFRLKEENAHLIAGYLMKKTSENIVEEYDTGWLENEDLAEEGRSLIKKYGCFGCHGIPGMEGLGEIGAELSAIGSKYIQLFDFGLLEKKILHEAGLDKQTENVGLARKAWLRAKLKDPRQFDKGRYRTPDEQLKMPDFKLNDEETDALVTFLEGLKEEELPKKYHAELTDKQLAIAEGKRIAGKYNCSGCHQFDSDRLITDEGIEFIGMVKLEEETGIYIQLLEDNKITRHKAGETVFIDTEQIKKKDITTETELAKLIVDYHVEEEGIMPQEASVFTPPLLYGEGKKVQSNWVFEFLKKTFDLRPWLDVKMPSFDMSDEEATALAKFFTVRDGEPYPFEFFEETKRDYIKEKEQQFPGYLQSAKKLFESQDVNCLKCHIMGDKMPEGEPVDWAPDLTLAKKRLKPKWIKRWLLDPQSIQPGTKMPKFFQEGEFQEYIPGTPEEQAEVMKDFIWNGY from the coding sequence ATGCTCCCCCCAAAAAAAGAAGAAGAAAAAACCTACAGTGGTGCATTTGCGGTAACAAGCTTTATCCTTGTAATAGTTACCGTATGGGCAATTTATAACGAAACGGTAGAAAGACGGCCATGGAAAAGATATCAGGAGCAATATAATAATGTAAAGTATAAAAAAATAAAAGAAGCCTATGAAAAGGATCGGGCATTTTTTGAACAAGAAGATATTCAGAAAGAATATAGAAAAACCAAAAATGAATTGGAACGTGCACGGAAGGAATTTGAAGACCCTTCAGTACAGAAGGAATATAAAGACCTATTGGTAGAAAAGAACCGTTTCCATAATGAACTTGAAAAGTTAAGGTTTGAAGCAACTGCGGTACGAAACGAGCGTATGGAAAAGGTGTATCTCTACGGGAAAGAAAAAAATGAAGATATGAAAAGACAGATTGAACAGTTAGAAGACAGGGACAATACGTACAACGCAAAGATACAAGATGTAAAGAGAAAGTTAACAGATATAAACAATCGTATCAATGAAATAAGAAATGAAATAGATTCCTGTACAGACAGATTACAGGCATTTACCGCTGGTTTGGAAAAATATAAAAGACAATTGGCAAATCTTGAAGAGTTTCGTCCTGACTTACAAAGATATCAGATATACCTTACAGATATAGACATTGTTGACCGGTGTATGTCATGTCACGTTGGCATAAACGAACCGGAAGGAGTGTCGGAGAAACAGCCATATACAAGCCATCCTGACCGTGAAGTGTATTTAGGCAATCACCCTCCGGAGAAATTTGGTTGTGTACTTTGCCACGGAGGTCAAGCCAGTGCCACAACCAGCGTAAAAAAAGCACACGGAGAAGTAGAATACTGGTTGACTCCATTATACCGGGGAAAAAGTATTCAGTCGTCATGCCTTCGGTGCCATTACGAAGGCAGAGAAGTGAAAGGTGCAGAAATTCTCTGGGAAGGCAAAAGGCTGTTTGAAGAACTCGGTTGTTACGGTTGCCATGAAACAAAAGGTACGGGGAGGGACAAAAACAGAATGATAGGCCCCGATCTCTATCCTATAAAGGAAAAAGTAAAACCATGGTGGATAACTCAGTGGTTGAAAGATCCTAAGGAATTCAGACCGACTACTTCAATGCCAGACTTTGGGCTTTCGACGGAAGAATCACAGGCAATTGCTGCATACCTCTGGCAAAATGCAAATGAAATTAAAACACACGATAAAAAAGCCCCCTCGTTTAATGAAGAACAATTAAAGAAAGGAATGTTTCTTTTTGAACACACAGGTTGCATTGGATGTCATCCTTACAAAGAAAACACAAAAAGGGAATTCGCTCCCGGTCTTTCACGAATAGGTGAAAAAACAAACTATGCATATATGGTTGATTGGATTATGAATCCAAAAGAAAAACAACCCATGACACGTATGCCTGATTTCAGATTAAAAGAAGAAAATGCACATCTTATTGCCGGATACCTGATGAAAAAGACAAGTGAAAATATTGTGGAAGAATATGATACCGGATGGTTGGAAAATGAAGATCTGGCAGAAGAAGGCAGGTCATTAATAAAAAAGTACGGTTGTTTCGGCTGTCACGGGATACCGGGCATGGAAGGACTCGGGGAGATCGGTGCGGAATTATCGGCAATCGGATCAAAATACATACAACTCTTCGATTTTGGATTACTGGAAAAAAAAATACTGCATGAAGCGGGACTGGATAAACAGACTGAAAATGTTGGTTTAGCAAGAAAGGCATGGCTAAGAGCAAAGTTGAAAGACCCGAGGCAATTTGACAAAGGCAGGTACAGGACACCTGACGAACAGTTAAAAATGCCGGATTTCAAATTAAACGATGAAGAAACAGATGCATTGGTAACGTTCCTTGAGGGTTTAAAAGAAGAAGAATTGCCGAAGAAATATCATGCAGAATTAACGGATAAACAACTGGCAATTGCAGAGGGAAAGCGAATAGCAGGAAAATATAACTGCTCTGGTTGCCATCAGTTTGATTCAGACCGGCTAATTACTGATGAAGGAATTGAATTCATTGGAATGGTAAAGCTGGAAGAAGAAACAGGGATATACATTCAGCTCTTAGAAGATAACAAAATCACCAGGCATAAGGCAGGAGAAACGGTTTTTATAGATACAGAGCAAATTAAGAAAAAGGATATTACCACGGAAACCGAATTAGCGAAATTGATTGTGGATTATCATGTGGAAGAGGAAGGTATTATGCCTCAGGAAGCAAGTGTTTTTACACCGCCGTTATTATATGGGGAAGGAAAAAAAGTACAGAGCAACTGGGTCTTTGAATTTCTGAAAAAAACCTTTGACCTGAGACCGTGGCTGGATGTGAAGATGCCATCATTTGACATGTCGGATGAAGAGGCAACGGCGCTTGCAAAGTTTTTCACCGTGAGAGACGGAGAACCATACCCGTTCGAGTTTTTCGAAGAAACAAAAAGGGATTATATCAAAGAAAAGGAGCAACAATTCCCCGGTTATCTGCAATCTGCAAAAAAACTGTTCGAATCTCAAGATGTCAATTGTTTGAAATGTCACATCATGGGAGATAAAATGCCGGAGGGAGAACCTGTCGATTGGGCGCCTGACCTTACGCTGGCAAAGAAAAGGCTTAAACCAAAGTGGATAAAGAGATGGCTTCTCGATCCGCAGTCTATCCAACCAGGCACAAAGATGCCAAAGTTTTTCCAGGAAGGGGAATTTCAGGAATATATCCCCGGAACACCGGAAGAACAGGCAGAGGTAATGAAAGATTTTATATGGAATGGATATTAG
- a CDS encoding cytochrome C, giving the protein MSEEDKPETKGRYRALAFIKGKSLAKEKDLGISENEISTWPYLIRKELLAALICMIILIVWSIVFDAPLEEHSNPTMTPNPAKAPWYFLGLQEMLVYFDPWIAGVVFPMLIIIGLMVIPFVDFNPKGNGYYTFKQRKFALLTFFFGFHILWILLIIVGVFMRGPGWLWFWPWQEWDTHRIVAETNYDLTSFVGVKSGSPLGMFLGGAVVLGYYFLGISVPHYIMQSRKSKALETLGFIKYSIVAFLFLTMMSLPIKVFLRLVFHIKYVWVTPWFNI; this is encoded by the coding sequence ATGTCAGAAGAGGATAAACCTGAAACAAAAGGCCGGTACAGGGCGCTGGCCTTTATAAAAGGCAAGTCGCTTGCCAAGGAAAAAGACCTCGGGATTTCAGAAAATGAGATTTCAACATGGCCTTATTTAATAAGGAAAGAACTCCTGGCGGCATTGATTTGCATGATTATCCTCATTGTATGGTCAATTGTGTTTGATGCACCGCTGGAAGAACATTCGAACCCTACGATGACGCCCAACCCTGCAAAGGCCCCCTGGTATTTCCTCGGCTTACAGGAAATGCTTGTATATTTTGATCCGTGGATTGCGGGTGTTGTTTTTCCGATGTTGATAATAATCGGACTCATGGTAATACCCTTTGTTGATTTTAATCCAAAAGGAAACGGATATTATACTTTTAAGCAACGGAAGTTTGCCCTTCTTACGTTTTTCTTTGGCTTTCATATCCTGTGGATTTTATTAATAATTGTCGGTGTGTTTATGCGGGGACCAGGCTGGCTGTGGTTTTGGCCCTGGCAGGAATGGGACACTCACAGAATCGTTGCAGAAACTAATTATGATTTAACCAGCTTCGTCGGAGTTAAGTCCGGCTCTCCCCTGGGAATGTTTCTCGGCGGCGCCGTTGTTCTTGGTTATTATTTCCTTGGAATAAGCGTACCTCATTACATTATGCAGTCACGAAAAAGCAAGGCTTTAGAGACGCTTGGCTTCATAAAATATTCTATCGTCGCATTTCTCTTTTTAACTATGATGTCTTTACCGATAAAAGTATTTCTCAGGCTCGTATTCCATATAAAGTACGTGTGGGTAACTCCGTGGTTTAATATATGA